The nucleotide sequence TGACTCCCGGCGACGCTCACCGAGGCATACCAGCCAAATTTAGATCTGCCCGTTCCGGCGGGTGAACCGCATCCGATTTCATTCTCCCGGCCGAAGAGATCCGCGCGGACCATGCGTAGCCTCTCGTTGTTGTGACCGGTGAAATGCGAGGGGAAACAATGGCCGAACCGACATTCACCATGATGGACCTGATGGAGATCCTGGTCGCCAAGGTGGGGCTGCCGCGCGACGCGGTGACCGAGGACGAGGGCGCGACCCTCGCCGACGTGGACCTGGACTCGCTGGCGCTGCTGCAGCTCACGGCGGAGGTCGCCGACCGGTACGGCGTCGACATCGGGGACGGGCGGACGGACGCGACCTTCGGGGAGCTGCTGGGGCTCGTCAACGAGGGACTGAGCGAGCACGCGCGATGACCGGCCGGCGGCGCATCGCGGTGACCGGGATCGGGGTGGTCGCGCCCGGCGGCACCACGCGCAAGGCGTTCTGGCAGGCGCTCACCGAGGGCCGCACCGCGACCCGGCGGATCTCCCTGTTCGACCCCG is from Actinomadura rubteroloni and encodes:
- a CDS encoding acyl carrier protein, which gives rise to MAEPTFTMMDLMEILVAKVGLPRDAVTEDEGATLADVDLDSLALLQLTAEVADRYGVDIGDGRTDATFGELLGLVNEGLSEHAR